The following are encoded together in the Brassica napus cultivar Da-Ae chromosome A9, Da-Ae, whole genome shotgun sequence genome:
- the LOC106366084 gene encoding peter Pan-like protein, producing the protein MGRFKNNKKGRVNVKPIAMKKNNQPNVDHVTGDKIPKSFVFSRTKLPASVKQLQMDLRKLMLPYTALSLKEKKRNTLRDFLNVSGPMGVTHFLMLKKTASALSLRVARTPQGPTLTFKIHQYSLASDIAQSQLRPRCPPDLFKNPPLIVLSGFGTQELHLKLATIMFQNIFPAIDINTVKLSTCQRLVLLNYNKDTKLIDFRHYSIRLQPVGVSRRLRKFVEKHEVPDLRNLQDVSDFVTKAGYGSESEGDEEGATVTLSSDIGRVNRGSTKSAVKLQEIGPRMTMQLVKVEEGLCSGGIIFDESENGDEKIAKKKQNEDIEEEGEEGSEEEEEGEEGSEEEMDEDLE; encoded by the exons ATGGGTCGTTTCAAAAAC AATAAGAAGGGTAGGGTCAATGTGAAGCCTATTGCGATGAAGAAGAACAATCAACCGAATGTTGATCACGTCACTGGTGACAAGATCCCAAAAAGCTTCGTCTTTTCGAGGACGAAGCTTCCCGCCTCTGTCAAACAGCTTCAGATGGATTTGAGGAAGCTCATGCTTCCCTACACTGCTCTCAGTTTAAAG gagaagaagaggaacacTTTAAGAGACTTTTTGAATGTATCTGGTCCAATGGGTGTGACTCATTTCCTTATGCTGAAGAAGACAGCGTCTGCGTTGTCTCTGAGAGTAGCGAGAACCCCTCAAGGTCCTACTCTAACGTTCAAGATTCATCAGTACTCGTTGGCTTCGGATATAGCTCAGTCTCAGCTTCGGCCTAGATGTCCTCCAGATCTTTTCAAGAACCCCCCATTG ATTGTACTTTCTGGATTTGGTACTCAAGAGCTGCATCTGAAGCTAGCAACGATCATGTTTCAGAACATATTCCCAGCTATTGATATCAACACT GTCAAGCTCTCCACATGCCAGAGATTAGTACTCTTGAACTACAACAAAgacacaaaactcattgattttCGGCATTATTCCATAAGACTTCAGCCTGTAGGAGTGTCTCGTAGGCTCAGAAAGTTTGTGGAAAAGCATGAGGTTCCTGATCTTAGGAATCTGCAGGATGTTAGTGATTTTGTCACCAA GGCTGGGTATGGATCAGAGagtgaaggagatgaagaagggGCTACAGTGACATTATCATCTGATATAGGCAGAGTTAATAGGGGGTCCACAAAGAGTGCTGTGAAACTGCAAGAGATTGGACCGAGGATGACAATGCAGCTGGTTAAAGTGGAGGAAGGGTTGTGTTCAGGAGGAATCATATTTGATGAATCTG AAAATGGGGATGAAAAGATagcgaagaagaagcaaaatgaagatattgaagaagaaggtgaagagggtagtgaagaagaagaagaaggtgaagagggTAGTGAAGAAGAGATGGATGAAGATCTTGAATAA